The sequence GCTAGTAATGCTTAGTTTACATAATCCATATTATAGGAAATCAACTTCATGTTCCATATGATTTCTCCCGTGACTGTACTTTTATACTTTCCTGACTGATAAAAAGAAGTGCCTGTCCTACTGCGACAGGCACTTCTTTTATTATGTTACTTACTCGTTTGCTGAAGTTCGTCTACAATCTGCTTTGCCCCTTCTGGACTAAGCGTAATTTTGCCATCAAATAGGGTGAAGTTCTCATCCGTCACTTCTCCTGTAACCATACAAGCAGAAGCGGAGGAATACTTTCTCAGGATAATTCTTTCCTGATCCACAAAAATTTCAATAGGGTCTTTTTCTTGAATGTTCAATGATTTTCTTAACTCTTTCGGTAAAACCACTCTACCTAGTTCATCAATCTTTCTCACAATTCCAGTGCTTTTCATTTTATTTACCTCCTTAGATTTTTTTCTCTATTAAACTAAGTATCTCTGCCAACAAAGTTATATACCTCTAACTATCTATTGTAAAGAAAACACCCACTAAAAATCCAGTAAAAATGTTTAATAAAGGTAAACTTAGATGTTTATTACCAATCATGATCATTTTAAAGGCTACTTTCGAATTAATTTAGAGATGATACTGTGTCGAAAGGTCTATCTTCTACTGCCTGTAAAAATAGACTTAAATTTGGTGACATCCATTTATCTTTATGGATCGCAGTAAACAGACTTAATGAATAGTCGTCTGCGTTAAACGTTTTTTCTTCTACCAGGCCTTTTTCTATTTCATCCTTGATGACAAAAGAAGGGAGAATTGATTGTCCCAATCCACACAGTACACATTTCTTGATGGCTTCGACACTTGGCAATTCAATTACAGAGTTATTGTAGCTCCCCTGTTCTTTTAAATATTGATCTATAGCCGGGCGCCAGCTGCAGGCATACTCCGTCACCAGCATTTTGGTATGGTGAGGGTTCGTTCCTGTATTTGTTTGCTGGACAAGAGAAAGCTTCTCCTCTTGAATTTTTCTTATGTGTAAATCCTCCCTTTCCCAATTGGATGCTTCTACTAACATAGCCACATCTATTTCCCCGTTTTTTAGTTGGGTAGATAAGTTCTTATAATCGACTGATTTTAGGATTAATTCTACTTTCGGATATTCTTCGATTAGCTCCATCATAATCGCTGGCAGCCAATGAATCATAACCGATTCACTAGCACCAATGATCAATTGACCTGATGGCTCATTGGATGCATGCATCACCTCTTTAGATTGTGCATACAACTTAATGATTTCCAGCGCGTAAGGGTAAAAGCTCTTTCCAGCTTGTGTTAATGATATACTTCGACCTAACCGATCAAACAAAGGGTGTCCTAACTCTTCTTCCAATTCCCTAATATGTCCGGTAACAGATGATTGCGCATAGCCTAATGCGTCTGCTGCTCTTTTAAAGCCATCCTTTTCCACGATTGTTCTAAACGTTATCAAATGCCGCAGCTCCATTTCGATCACCTCATTATCATTTTTATTGAACTAACATATCTAAAATATCAATTTTACTGAATTATATATCTATTATAAACTAAATGTATGATACAACGAAAAAGGAGCAAATCAGATGAAAGTATTAACCATTGTCACTCACCCCAGAGAAGATTCGTTAACCTTCCAGATTGCCTATCAGTTTGTCAAAGGACTTCGTGATGCAGGTCATCAAACAGAAATTATTGATAGCCGGGATATGCAGACTATTGGATGGAGAAGGCTTATGAATTGGGGATAACCTATGCCCAAAAATAAAGAAGCCGTTGGAAACTAAGTAGTTCCGTTTTTGTGGAGAAACAGTATAAATAGCATATGAAATGGCATACCAAATCGCAAAGTAAATTGATATGCCATTTTTATTGTTATATCAACAATTTGATTAAATTAACATATAAAATAGCATTATAAATAACAAAATAAATAACAGAGTGACAATAACTGTTGTCAAGGTGTAAATTATAGTGTTAAAATAGGCGTTAATTACTATGATGATTTTACTATTTTCTTGGGAGGCGATAAAATGCAGTTCATAGAGCCTAAAAACAAAAACGCTGATAAAGTTGATTGGTTGATATCTGAACAAGTTAGAGAGATAGTGAAGAATTATGCTGAATACTGTGAGTATGATGAAAGTGAAGTTGTTGATAAGTTCTTAAAAAATCTAATAGATGATAAGAAATTTATTGATTGGGTTAATGGAATAAGAAACAACAAACGAATGATTAAAAAAATGGGATTAGAAGAAAGAATGGAGGACTAAAAAATTGGCTAAATTACAGCGATTAGCTACAAGAGAAGATGGCATCGTTGTTGTTCATAATCCAGTTAATGAAGAAGAGTTAAAAGATAGAAAAGAGCAATATCTACTACTGTCAGACAAACAGTTTGCTACTCGATATAATCATATGCTTTATCTCCCCGTTGAATTTACTTGGAACGACAAGTCTCACAAAATCCAATACAATTTCTGCACTAACCCCTTCTGCAAATGGTGTGGTCAGGAACAAGTTAAATTTGAAACAGTTAAAGGGAAACCATCACGATATAAAATCAGTGGAACGAGTAGTAAGAAGTCGCTTGTGTGTAATCCAGACCCTATCCACCCAAATAGAGGTATGACATTAAATTGTTATTCGACTGCTGTTTCGAATTGGTCGGTTGCAGAAGAAATTTCGAGACTAATTCGTATCAATCAGACACAAGATGTAGAGCCAAAGTATAGCTTTCATAAGGATACTTGTGTTGTTGGACACTTTACTCCATTTGATAATCCTTATAGGTTTTACAAGCAAGGCAAGACGTTAAATAATGCTCAACGTTGGCAATGTAAAGTCTGTAAGAAAAAGACAAGTGTTCTTCCGAATAAACGACAATCAACAACCTATCGTCAAAAACGAAATGATATTCTCCCAATGTTTGCAAAATTGCTTTTGAATAAAATGCCTATCAACCGTACTTGTGATATTTTAGAAATCGGGGTTAGCACTTATTATCATAAATTAGAATGGCTATACCGATGTTGTTTGGAATTCTTGGACAAGTATGAAACTCCCCATTTAAATAACCAATCTTTCGAAGAAATGTGGCTAAACACCGATAAAATGCACTATAACCTCAATAACGTTCGAAAGAAAGGTCAAGGTGGCAAAAAGTATGCAGGACTGGAAGATAATCAAGTGCAGACCTATGTGGTAGTTTCAGCGGATGCAATTTCAAGATACGTGTTCAGAGTGGATGTCGCATATGATTGGGAAATGACAGTCGAGGATTTAAAGTACGATACTGTCATCTATAAAGAAGACCATTTGAACGATTTCAGCAAGAAAAATAACCGATTGGACTTTTCATATTACCCTCAAGAACCATCACCAAAAGATAATCAAAAACTACACCAATTTCGAGAGGAATTAAATGAATTCAATAAGAGAATGCAGTATGTAGATGGACTTCACGTTAATCCAACTTATACGACAATGGCTCACTTTTGGTTAATTAAAAAAATGGTCAATGCTAATGAGTGGAGAATGATAAGTGATAATGACCCGTCCATAAAATCGGCATTTTTCCGAGTGTTCTCGAAGGAAGTAAGATTATCTGATGCACACCATTTCATTTGTTCGGTTGATAAGAACAAGAGTAGAAAGCAATGTTTAGAAGAGTTTGAGGATGCGAAACTTGATTTATTAGATTGGGGATTTCACAAAGGATACGAAACAAAGAATTTACGTAAGTTAGCCTACTTTATGTTAAAAGAGCATTTTGAAAATCATAAATTTCATAAGGAAATATCAACACCAAAACAAACTTATAAAGATTGGGCTGAAAATCCTATAATCCACCCGTTGGCTTCGAGGGATAAAGGTTTTCATAAAGTGGATTGCAGAACGGATTTATCTTCTTACGAACCAAAGGAAATTGCGAAAATGGTTATGAATGTTAATGACAATGCAACAAATAGTTTCATTCAACAGATACGAAGAAGATTATCTATTCTTGAAAGACCATTGATGACCGCAAGAGGCGATGGGAAAAGCTATATCTACGCCAATTTTAACCCTAAATATGCTCAATACGCTTTAACCATATTAAGGACATTCTATAACTTCTGTGAGACTTATAAATCAGCCGATGGAAAAGAACTTACTCCTGCACAACGATTAGGTATTACTGATAAAGTTTTTGATTTAAGAGATATAATCTACCTTAGATAAAAGTGAAAATAAGCCTTAAATGTTCAGAAAACTATGGTATAATTTTGTAAATATATAAGGGGGTAATTAGATGTTTTCATTCAAAGTAGACGAAGAAGTATCCATCGAATTATTACAGCAACATCATAAGGAAGAATTATACGACCTCATAGACACAAATCGTGAGCATCTAAGAAAATGGCTACTGTGGGTAGATAAAAGGAAGTCAGCAGAAGATTTCGAACCTATCATACCGATTTGGATAAGAAACTACGCTGATAATAATGGCTTTGACGCTGGAATTCGATTTAATGGAAAATTAGTTGGTATGATTGGACTCCACTATATAGATTGGAAAAACAGCACTACAAGTGTTGGGTATTTTCTCTCTGAAGAAGCACAAGGTCAAGGTATTATAACAAGGTCGGTATCATCCCTATTAACTTATCTATTTGAACAAATGAATATCAATCGTGTGGAAATCCAATGTGCTGTAAATAACGTTAAGAGCATAGCTGTTCCAGAAAGGTTAGGATTTTCTAAGGAAGGTATCACAAGAGATGGACAATGGATATATGACCATTATGAAGACTTGGTGACGTATAGTTTATTAGCAAAAGACTGGAATAATAAATAATAAAAAAAAAAAAGGCTCGTCGATATGACGAGCTTTTTTGTATGCGATTTTTAGTGTGATTTGCAATGCCTTTTGGTATGTTATTTCCAATGTTTTTGTAAGTTTTCTCCACATTATCGGAACTACTTAGTTGGAAACAACCCCTTTTATATTTTTGTTAAAAAATTACTACGCTGATACCATTTTAGTTTTCTTACTGTACAAAAAAGCTCGTACCTGTAGATAGGAACGAGCTTTCTTATTATTGTTTTAACTGAAAACGATGAACGATATTCTTTAATTCTGTCGATAAGCCGTCCAATTTTCTCGCTTGATTGGACACTTCTTCCATTGAACTGCTTGATTGCTCCGCTGAAGCTGAGGTTTCTTCAATACCAGCCGCAGACTCTTCGGCAGTAGACGCTATTTCTTGAATCGATTCATTCATTTCCGCTGTTCGATTTGAAACATTCGCTAAATTATTCGATATATTTTCCATGCGATCTGCCATATCTTTCACAGAAT is a genomic window of Gracilibacillus salinarum containing:
- a CDS encoding AbrB/MazE/SpoVT family DNA-binding domain-containing protein, whose translation is MKSTGIVRKIDELGRVVLPKELRKSLNIQEKDPIEIFVDQERIILRKYSSASACMVTGEVTDENFTLFDGKITLSPEGAKQIVDELQQTSK
- a CDS encoding LysR family transcriptional regulator encodes the protein MITFRTIVEKDGFKRAADALGYAQSSVTGHIRELEEELGHPLFDRLGRSISLTQAGKSFYPYALEIIKLYAQSKEVMHASNEPSGQLIIGASESVMIHWLPAIMMELIEEYPKVELILKSVDYKNLSTQLKNGEIDVAMLVEASNWEREDLHIRKIQEEKLSLVQQTNTGTNPHHTKMLVTEYACSWRPAIDQYLKEQGSYNNSVIELPSVEAIKKCVLCGLGQSILPSFVIKDEIEKGLVEEKTFNADDYSLSLFTAIHKDKWMSPNLSLFLQAVEDRPFDTVSSLN
- a CDS encoding NAD(P)H-dependent oxidoreductase gives rise to the protein MKVLTIVTHPREDSLTFQIAYQFVKGLRDAGHQTEIIDSRDMQTIGWRRLMNWG
- a CDS encoding insertion element protein, whose product is MAKLQRLATREDGIVVVHNPVNEEELKDRKEQYLLLSDKQFATRYNHMLYLPVEFTWNDKSHKIQYNFCTNPFCKWCGQEQVKFETVKGKPSRYKISGTSSKKSLVCNPDPIHPNRGMTLNCYSTAVSNWSVAEEISRLIRINQTQDVEPKYSFHKDTCVVGHFTPFDNPYRFYKQGKTLNNAQRWQCKVCKKKTSVLPNKRQSTTYRQKRNDILPMFAKLLLNKMPINRTCDILEIGVSTYYHKLEWLYRCCLEFLDKYETPHLNNQSFEEMWLNTDKMHYNLNNVRKKGQGGKKYAGLEDNQVQTYVVVSADAISRYVFRVDVAYDWEMTVEDLKYDTVIYKEDHLNDFSKKNNRLDFSYYPQEPSPKDNQKLHQFREELNEFNKRMQYVDGLHVNPTYTTMAHFWLIKKMVNANEWRMISDNDPSIKSAFFRVFSKEVRLSDAHHFICSVDKNKSRKQCLEEFEDAKLDLLDWGFHKGYETKNLRKLAYFMLKEHFENHKFHKEISTPKQTYKDWAENPIIHPLASRDKGFHKVDCRTDLSSYEPKEIAKMVMNVNDNATNSFIQQIRRRLSILERPLMTARGDGKSYIYANFNPKYAQYALTILRTFYNFCETYKSADGKELTPAQRLGITDKVFDLRDIIYLR
- a CDS encoding GNAT family N-acetyltransferase; translation: MFSFKVDEEVSIELLQQHHKEELYDLIDTNREHLRKWLLWVDKRKSAEDFEPIIPIWIRNYADNNGFDAGIRFNGKLVGMIGLHYIDWKNSTTSVGYFLSEEAQGQGIITRSVSSLLTYLFEQMNINRVEIQCAVNNVKSIAVPERLGFSKEGITRDGQWIYDHYEDLVTYSLLAKDWNNK